Proteins encoded together in one Halarsenatibacter silvermanii window:
- a CDS encoding carbohydrate ABC transporter permease encodes MQQDSASQGESLRDRLKSEKMTAFFFCLPALIPLTVFWVFPLLFALYLSMTNWDLMMPVYDFVGPENYLRLFRDPEFYRTLWNTLYFTAGSVIPAVLGGLILAIIVKGKVLGRTVHQTLLFSPWVTPLVAMAIVFSWIFDPGTGLINYILQLFNLPALPWYASSDWAMPVVIAVSVWRTLGYSMVFYVVALERIPDSIYEQAKIDGVNFWSRFRHITLPLVSPTTLFLSVVLTIQALRAFDQIDIITQGGPAGATRTLLYHYYQSAFERFHAGEAAAIGIVILVIAGLFALAQFLISKKYVHYQ; translated from the coding sequence ATGCAGCAGGACAGCGCTTCTCAGGGGGAGAGTCTCCGGGATCGGCTTAAAAGCGAAAAGATGACAGCTTTTTTCTTCTGTCTGCCGGCCCTGATTCCGCTCACAGTTTTCTGGGTATTCCCTCTGCTTTTTGCCCTTTATCTGAGCATGACCAACTGGGATCTCATGATGCCGGTGTATGACTTTGTCGGGCCTGAGAATTATCTCCGGCTTTTTCGCGATCCCGAATTTTACCGCACCCTCTGGAACACCCTTTATTTCACCGCCGGCAGCGTTATTCCCGCCGTGCTGGGCGGTCTAATTCTGGCTATCATAGTCAAAGGAAAAGTTCTGGGCCGAACAGTTCATCAAACTCTGCTGTTTTCGCCCTGGGTCACCCCGCTGGTAGCCATGGCCATAGTTTTTTCCTGGATTTTCGATCCGGGAACAGGTCTGATAAATTACATACTGCAGCTTTTCAATCTGCCGGCGCTGCCCTGGTATGCCAGCTCGGACTGGGCCATGCCGGTTGTGATAGCGGTCAGCGTCTGGAGAACTCTGGGTTATTCCATGGTCTTTTATGTGGTGGCCCTGGAGCGAATTCCTGATTCGATCTATGAGCAGGCGAAAATCGATGGAGTCAATTTCTGGAGCCGTTTTCGTCATATAACGCTGCCGCTGGTCTCGCCCACCACTCTGTTTCTGTCGGTGGTGCTCACAATTCAGGCCCTGCGCGCCTTCGACCAGATAGATATAATCACCCAGGGCGGTCCGGCCGGAGCCACCCGCACCCTGCTTTATCACTATTATCAGTCGGCCTTTGAACGCTTTCACGCCGGTGAAGCCGCCGCTATCGGCATAGTTATTCTGGTCATTGCCGGGCTTTTTGCGCTGGCCCAGTTTTTGATCTCAAAAAAATACGTTCATTATCAATAG
- a CDS encoding carbohydrate ABC transporter permease — protein MSSKDSSQEKTTAAELSAAGESAAGSSRGRPGWKKTLSRVVPNIFIAAMSFIMIFPFLWMFASALMTQEEIASYPPTFIPASPQWSHFLEAWQSAPFNIYIFNSFFTASAIVALHIITTALFAYAITQLNFRFRKPLFVIVMATYMLPVPVTYVPSYIVLSWLGWLDTYQGIIFSNSVSVFAIFLARQAFLQVPDELVDASKVDGASHWTILWKVFFPLTKPIFITFGLINFVLMYNNYLWPLLIIRSERLYLITIGLRQFFIEQGAYGVNWPLIMAASTIVVTPLLILFFITQKWFIKGVGDTGVKG, from the coding sequence ATGAGCAGTAAAGACAGTTCTCAGGAAAAAACCACTGCTGCCGAACTTTCTGCCGCCGGCGAAAGCGCAGCCGGGAGCAGCAGGGGCCGACCCGGATGGAAAAAAACTTTGAGCAGGGTTGTGCCCAATATCTTCATTGCCGCCATGAGTTTTATCATGATCTTTCCCTTCCTGTGGATGTTTGCCAGCGCTTTGATGACCCAGGAGGAAATAGCCAGCTATCCGCCCACATTTATACCCGCGTCACCGCAGTGGAGCCATTTTCTCGAGGCCTGGCAGTCAGCCCCCTTTAATATCTACATATTCAACAGCTTTTTTACCGCTTCAGCCATAGTTGCCCTGCATATAATAACTACAGCTCTGTTCGCCTATGCTATAACCCAGCTGAATTTCCGGTTTAGAAAACCACTTTTTGTTATCGTGATGGCCACCTATATGCTGCCGGTGCCGGTCACCTATGTTCCCAGCTATATCGTGCTTTCCTGGCTGGGCTGGCTTGATACCTATCAGGGCATCATCTTTTCCAACTCGGTCAGCGTCTTCGCCATCTTTTTGGCCCGTCAGGCCTTTCTGCAGGTGCCTGACGAGCTGGTCGATGCCTCCAAGGTCGACGGGGCCAGCCACTGGACCATCCTGTGGAAGGTGTTCTTTCCTCTCACCAAACCTATCTTTATCACCTTCGGTCTGATAAATTTTGTGCTCATGTACAACAATTATCTCTGGCCGCTTTTGATAATCCGCAGCGAGAGGCTTTATCTGATAACCATCGGACTTCGCCAATTTTTCATCGAACAGGGAGCCTACGGAGTCAACTGGCCGCTTATCATGGCCGCCAGCACAATCGTGGTAACTCCGCTGCTCATTCTCTTTTTCATCACCCAGAAATGGTTCATAAAAGGTGTCGGCGATACCGGGGTCAAGGGGTGA
- a CDS encoding extracellular solute-binding protein: MLKKILRTTLMSLLILAAAAGLSFQSVDAEPVEIDFYYGLGGYLGEVVEEFIEEFNEENPDVEVEGHTFGDYDEALQAFQSGVAAGDPPEAVMLDPTPAVEFADREITASLSDFIDEDEDADRDDYVEAFTEMTKIDGEQHAIPMFGTTQLLYYRHDLFEEEGISPDKLETWEGLGEAAAQLAAREDVEYGWMPMWDRINLMDVVYSRGGEVLSDDGTEVRLTDEAWVESWEALRQWIHEDEILGLNHGGVGWEYWYDTIDDVLEGRAAGYTGSSGDQGDLDFDKVSAAVQPGWEAHDGEPAPIAEAKYGVVPARISEEKQEAAYEWLAFFTSPEKTAEWNMKTGYLAVRHSAQEDPEFQEFLEDNPQAEVPLQQLEVASPIFIDPTGGEINQAIDDAIDAILIENVPAEEALQSAESRAQRALDVVQ; the protein is encoded by the coding sequence TTGTTAAAAAAGATACTGAGAACTACCCTGATGTCATTGCTTATTTTAGCTGCTGCAGCAGGTCTTTCTTTTCAGTCTGTGGACGCTGAACCGGTGGAAATCGACTTCTATTATGGCCTGGGCGGATACCTGGGCGAAGTTGTGGAGGAATTTATCGAGGAATTCAACGAGGAGAATCCGGATGTGGAAGTTGAAGGCCATACTTTCGGCGATTACGATGAAGCCCTGCAGGCCTTTCAGTCCGGTGTTGCTGCCGGCGATCCGCCGGAGGCGGTCATGCTCGATCCAACCCCCGCGGTGGAATTTGCCGACCGCGAAATAACCGCTTCTTTGAGCGATTTTATCGACGAGGATGAGGATGCCGACCGCGACGATTATGTGGAAGCCTTCACCGAAATGACCAAAATTGACGGCGAACAGCACGCTATTCCCATGTTCGGTACCACTCAGCTTCTCTACTATCGTCACGATCTCTTCGAAGAAGAGGGCATCTCTCCCGATAAGCTGGAAACCTGGGAGGGACTGGGCGAAGCCGCCGCTCAGCTGGCCGCCCGGGAGGATGTAGAATACGGCTGGATGCCCATGTGGGATCGCATTAACCTGATGGATGTAGTTTACTCCCGGGGAGGAGAGGTGCTGAGCGATGACGGCACCGAGGTCAGGCTCACCGACGAAGCATGGGTGGAAAGCTGGGAGGCGCTGCGACAGTGGATCCATGAAGATGAAATACTGGGCTTAAACCACGGCGGCGTAGGCTGGGAATACTGGTATGACACCATCGACGATGTTCTGGAAGGCCGGGCAGCCGGTTATACCGGTTCCAGCGGCGACCAGGGCGATCTCGACTTCGATAAAGTTTCAGCCGCTGTTCAGCCCGGCTGGGAAGCTCACGACGGAGAACCCGCTCCCATCGCCGAAGCCAAATATGGCGTGGTGCCGGCCCGCATCTCGGAAGAAAAACAGGAAGCCGCCTATGAATGGCTGGCCTTTTTCACCAGCCCGGAAAAGACTGCCGAGTGGAATATGAAGACGGGCTATCTGGCCGTCCGTCATTCCGCCCAGGAAGATCCGGAATTCCAGGAGTTTCTCGAAGATAATCCGCAGGCTGAAGTTCCTCTCCAGCAGCTGGAAGTCGCCTCGCCGATTTTCATCGATCCGACCGGAGGCGAGATAAATCAGGCCATTGACGACGCTATAGACGCCATTCTCATAGAAAACGTGCCGGCCGAAGAAGCGCTGCAGTCGGCCGAAAGTCGGGCCCAGCGAGCTCTGGACGTAGTTCAGTAA